TGTACGCCGCAGCCATCCCGAGCACCAGAATGGCACCCGCGGAGATGAGGCCCAGGGAAACGCCACCCCACAAGGGCGGCGTCCGGCCAAAGAAGATCACCAATGCTGCCAGGCCTGCCACCACCGCCGCGGAGGATGCGGCCAGGAGCGCCTCGGATTCGGTTGCCATCCGGTTCTGCGGGGTTGGGTGGACGTGTGACGGCGTTTCAGAGGTGCTTCTTCTCGCTGCTGCCGGTTGGGTCATGGTGCGGCTCCTCCCAAAGAACCTGAACCGCCCTTCCGCTGATCCATGGCATGCTGAGCCGTGGCATTTCGATCAGCGGTTTGCTGCTCCGGTTCCACGAGCCACGCCATGGCTTCGGCCTCGGAGGAAAAGAACCGGGTGGGGCAGGGTGCCGGTTGGGCGGCCAGCTGATAATCCACCAGCATTCGGTCAACCGCGTTTTCGCCCAGCAACGCGATCCTGGATGCCGCGCAGGGCTCTACGAAAACGTCCCGCGCGGCCCGGCTCAAATGGCTCGTTTTAGCCATTCTGACCAGCAGGGGGTAGCGATTACCGGCAGCGAACTCGTTGACCGCGTCCACGGCTGCCCGGGCATTCTCGGCTTCGATCCGGGCTCCCGGAGCCCACGCCAATGACAGGACATTGTCCGGCTCAAGCTGGAGCGTGTAATCGACGTGGTTCGCCTCAGCCATAGAACCGTCTCCATCTCTGCAGGTACGCAGGACTGCCCGCGGGCCACGGACTGACTCCACCCTGCACCACGCGGCAATCATCCCGTCTCATCCGAATAGAGTGATCTTTGCCGTGAATGTGGGGATGTTCCGCATCCCGTCAGGCGGTGAAGCGGCGTCTGTAGTCCGTGGGCGAGGTGGAGAAGGTGCCGGCAAAGTTTTGCCGGA
The sequence above is a segment of the Arthrobacter sp. StoSoilB22 genome. Coding sequences within it:
- a CDS encoding STAS/SEC14 domain-containing protein; translation: MAEANHVDYTLQLEPDNVLSLAWAPGARIEAENARAAVDAVNEFAAGNRYPLLVRMAKTSHLSRAARDVFVEPCAASRIALLGENAVDRMLVDYQLAAQPAPCPTRFFSSEAEAMAWLVEPEQQTADRNATAQHAMDQRKGGSGSLGGAAP